Below is a window of Desulfomicrobium apsheronum DNA.
CGAGACGGCGCATCTGCTGTAGGCGTCCGGAACAGCCAGCTATGAACAACGCCCCGACCGGGTTTCCGGCCGGGGCGTTTGTGTATCTGCTTGCCGCAGGCAGGAGCAGGTCTCTGCGACGGACCTGCTGGTCACTCGAATCTTCGGGACTGCTTAAAGCCGAATCTGCGAATCTTGGCGTACAGCGTCGACCGGCCGATGCCGAGCAGGGCGGCCGCGCCATCGTTGCCGTCGATCTGGCCGTCGGTCCGGTCTAGGACCATCTTGATGTAGCGACGTTCGATTTCCTCTAGCGTCGGCCAATCCGCAACGATGTCGGAGGTGGGGGATGGCTCGGCCTCGGGAGCTTTGGGAGTAGGACCTTCGGGCCACTGTAGGGAGAGGTCCAGGTTTCCGCCGTTGTAGAGGATGACCGCGCGTTCGATGACATTTTCCAGTTCGCGGACATTGCCCGGCCACGGGTAGGCGGCGATCAGGCGGCGGTTGGCTTCGCTGAGTGCAACAGGTCCCCTTTGGTACTTGCGTGCGAGATCATCAAGGAAGACTTGGGCCAGGATCAGCGAATCGTCGCCGCGCATTCGTAGCGCAGGCACCTCCACCGGAACCACGGATATCCGGTAATACAGGTCCATGCGAAAGCGTCCCGCCGCAATCTCCTGCTCCAGATCCCTGTTCGTTGCCGTGACAAGACGAAAATTGGAGCGGATTTCCCGAAGTCCTCCAACGCGGATGAAGGTGCGTTCCTGCAGGACGCGCAGGAATTTGGCCTGGGTGGAGAGGGGCAATTCACCGACCTCGTCAATGAAGAGCGTACCTTCGTTGGCGAGTTCGAAAAATCCGATTTTCTGGTTGGTGGCTCCTGTGAACGATCCCTTTTCATGCCCGAAAAAAGCACTTTCGAAAAGGGATTCGGTCATGCTCGCGGGATGAACGCAGACGAAGGATCCTCGGCGGCCGCTGTGACGATGGATGAAACGCGCCAGGAGCTCCTTGCCCACACCTGTCTCGCCGAAGATGTGGATGGATACGTCGGTTGCCGTCGCCTGCTTCAACTTGAGAAGCAATTGAAGCATTGTTTCGTTGTTTGTGATGAATTCATCCTGAGTTGCATTAGGCGATATGACAACATTCGCTGTGCTTCCAGGTTTGTGAATAGCCTCCTGTTCATCGGGTTGTATGAAATGAAGATCTTTGAAAAATGATTTTGTAGAAGTGATTATTTTTTCTTCAGACAGATTTAGCAAATCATCTTCAAAATACTTGTTCAAAAGAAATAAATATGTATTCGATGAAATGTTTTCAATAGAAATTAAAATACATGAACCATGCTTTCCTCTGCGACGTTCAATTTTTTTTGTTTGAAGATGACGCATTATCCAGCTTTTATATTGAGCGATAATTTGTTCGTTTAAGAATGTTTTTGAAATATTATATCTTGACAGTGCATTTATTTCTCCGTCCTTTATGGAAAAAAATGCCGCCTGCTCGACTCGTAATTTACGGCAGAGCATGGCGAGTCTTTGTCTCTGGAATTCGTCGGCGCGCACGGGGGCGGTGATGCGTGTGCTCCTCCCATGGTTACGTAGCCACGGGGCTTCCTTGTCTTCCGTCGGCAACGTTCGTGGCCTGGGCATTTCGTCCAGCCAGGCAGGTTGTCCGAAATGCCTGTGGATCCTGTAAGCGGCTGCACGAAGACGGGTGGCCACCTGGTTTCGACCGAGGTGAGTGTACACGCGGGCCAGATCGAGTTTGACCCTTGCCGTTTCAATGGGATTGCCGACATTGATGTACATTTTCAAAGCCTTTTTCAGGCAATTCATGGCGCCATCAAGATCGGTAACAGGTTCCTCGAGCGCCATGATTCCCCTGATTCTCCAAGCTCCGGCTTTGATCTGATTGCTTGGAGATTGTGAGGACAGCTCAAATTCCTTTTTGAGGTTGAAGTGTTTTGCCTCCTTCATTCCTTTTTTTTTGAAAATATAGAGTGTTTCAAGAATCCACGGAAAGTGATGCATTGGTTTGGCTATGTTGGATTGGACCAGGATGTCGTTGATTTTTTCCATCATTGCGTGGGAAGATGCGAGATTTCCGGTGCAGTAATGGTAGAACATCAGAATCCAGGCGGTTCTTATCTGGAGAACCGGGACCGAGTCGCTGTCGACCTGTTCGGAAACGGCGTTGATATGGGCAAGAGCTTCCCGCGTCTTGCCGAACATGAGCAGGACCAGGGCGAGGTGGAGACGCAGAAATTCGGCGGAGAGTTGTTCGTTGCGCAGTATGGCGCTTTGCAGGGCGGATTCGAGGGAGCCGATCGCCTGCCGGTCGAATCCCAGAAAGGCCGAGGACATTCCGTGGAACACAACCCACCAGTACTGGGAGTTAGGCAACGCAAATCTTCCCCGCACCTTGCTGAACTGCATCTCCGCTTCCTTGAATTCTCCTTTGAGAAAATGGCGGAAGCCGAGAAAGGTGGATATGTATTCGATCATGTCTTCGTCGCCGATGGATTCGCCCATTTCGAATCCGATATCGAAGAGTTTGTCCGCCTGTGGAGAGATGTCGAACGAACCGAACGTGAGGAGGTGGGCGTGGATCAGGTGGAGGATCGCGACGCTTCTGGTATCCCCGAAGTTTTGCGCTGCAACGGTTGTCCGCTCCAATAGCAGGCAGACCAAGGCAGTTTTGGCCGGGAAGTATATCGCGATGTCAGCGAGTTCGATGATGGTATGGATGAAATGGCGGAGTATGTCTTCGGAGCATTCCGCGAGGGAGAAATCGTTCAGGATTTTGATGATGATGTCCAGGCATGTAGACGCAGTAGTCGACGATCGCGGGGCGTGGCGTTTGGCTTGGCCCATGAGCAGTTTCACGGCGTCCAGGGCCCGGTTCTGGCGCAGTAGGGAAAAGGCGCTGGTGAATTCGCAGGATTCCGATGCCGGGTCTGTCTTGTAACCGTCCATGTCTCTTGACAGGTCTCCATGCGAAAGAATTCCCTTGGAGGTCATGACGCACCAGCCTCCTTCCATGCGAACGAGGTTTCGGGTCTCGAGCAGCGACCAGGCGTTCCTGAACTGTTCCAGGTCAATGTCCAGCAGGCGGGCAATGATTGCGGGACGGACGCTATGGGAGAGATGACTCAGGGTCTGTAGGATCAGGTTGGCGTGCAGTGGCGCGGTTTCGGTAGTGGTCATGCTTACCTTTTTTTTTGGGGGGCGGTTGCGATGAGGGTCGTGTCCGGAATGAACGTGTCTGTTGGTCGGTGACGTTCAATTTTGTATTTGAAATCTGGAAAAAAGTCCAGAATCAAGACAATAATCCTATTTTGAGCAGAAGATATTCGTGTCAGGGGTTTTTGACTATGTTGGCTTGTGAATAAAAGTGCGTATTTGTGGATATTTTTGGGAAAAAGAATGCATGGCATGTAATCTGCAAACATTATATCGTAGATCATGTGAAAGAAGTGACGTCCTCTTTATTTGATCAAATTTTGTGTCTTTTCTTTTTTAGGAAAGAAATAAAAATGTTTAATTTTAAGTATTGTATTTTTTTGCAATATTTATTTTATTCCTAATTTATCATATTTTAGATTTCATCGTTTAAATTTTATGAGGATATTTATATTATTCATTTTTTTATGTGCTGAAAGTTGCATAAATAAATTATCTGATCAATCGGTATTTAAGGACTTAAAATGACCAATCTGATTACAACGCTGAGAATCAAATGGATCGCAAGTATACTGCTGCCGATCATCGTGTATGTAGTGGTTGATCCGTCAGTACATCCTAAACTTCCACTGTTCTTCGCCATTACGACATGGGCCGTGACCGTCTGGGCTATGGAAATCCTGCCGACCATTCCTTCCGCAGCTGCCATGACCTTTCTTTTCGTGCTGGGCGGGGTGGCAAGTCCGAAAGTGATCTTCGCCCCTTGGGGTTCTTTCTTGCCCTGGCTGTGCCTGGCCGCCCTTGTTTTGGGAGAAGCGCTCGAGAACACGGGTTTGACCCGCCGCATGGCGCTGCGACTGATGCTGCTTGTGGGTGCGTCGTTCAGGAACACGATCATAGCGCTCATGGTGACGGGCATCTTCATGGCCTTCGTTCTGCCCGACATCATGTGCCGCGTGATTATTTTCGTGGCCATCGCTCACGGACTGGCCATGGCTCTGGAGCTTAAGCCCACATCCCGTATCGCATCGGCCCTGATCATGGCGGGCTTCTGCGCCGCCACCGCTCCCGGATACGGTTTTTTGACCGGTACGGAGATGGCCCTCATTGCCATGTCCATCGCCGAGCCTATCATGGGCGCTGTGGGCTGGGGCGAATATGCCTTGGCGAACCTGCCTTTCGTCCTTCTTTACTGCGCCTTTTCCGTCTTCATGTGTCTCTACATTATTCCGGGAAAGGAGCACATTCCTCATGAAGACCACCTGAAAGAGGTCATCACCGCCCGCCTCAAGGATATGGGCCCCATGACCCGTCAGGAGTGGAAATTGTTCGTTCTTATGATCCTGGCCATCACTGGCCTACTGACCCAGAAGATTCACGGTCTTCCGGGAACATACGTTTATTCCCTCTTTGGCCTGGCATGCTACCTGCCGTGGCTCGGTCTGGCTAAGCCCGAGGATGCGCGCAAGCTCAATATCGGATTCATCGTCTTTGTCGTGGCATGTCTGAGCATGGGGGCTGTGGCCGTTCATCTAGGCGCCGCCAAATGGATCGCCAGCATGCTCGTGCCCTTCATGGAAAAGCTGAGCCCGACCTTCAGCATCCTGACCGCTTACATGTCTTCGCTGACCATCAATTTCGTTCTGACGCCCTTGGCGGCCGTGTCGTCCATGACTGCGCCCATGGTCGAAATCGCCAATGCCCTCGGCATGAATCCTAAGCCCATGATCTACGCATTCCTGATGGGTTTGGATCAGTATATCTTCCCCTATGAATATATTCTGTACATGTATGCCTTTTCTACGGGTTTCATCACCGCGCGGCACATGTTTCTCGGCCTTGCGCTGCGTATGGTTTTTGTCGGAGTAGGTATCGTTGTCATTCAGGTCCCATATTGGACCTTTCTCGGACTTATGTGATTATTCAATTTAATTTAATATACGGAGAATACAATGGGACATCCAACAGTCTACCCTACTGGTGTAACAGTTTACAATCCTGATAAAGCCTGGAGCGGTTTTACCATCGTGTCCGCGCCCGAATTGGGAGCACTGCTGATCAACATGAACGGCGCCGAGGTCCGCCTCTGGAAGGACGTGCACGGCTTTCCGAACAAGATCTTCCCCGGCGGCCACATCATGGGCAGTACCGGGACACGCAATCCGAAATACGCTCTTCAGGATCAGCTGGATGTGGTCCAACTCGACTGGGAAGGCAAGATCGTCTGGAAATTCGACCGCGCCGAATTCGTCGAGGATCCGGGTTCCGAGCCCCGTTGGGTCGCGCGGCAGCACCACGACTTCCAGCGTGAGGGCAATTCCGTCGGTTACTACGCCCCTGGCATGGAACCAAAGATCGATTCTGGCAATTCCCTTATCCTGAGCCACAAGGATGTGAGGTGCCCCTACATCAGCGAAAAGCCGCTGCTCGACGATGTTATTTATGAAGTCAACTGGGAAGGCGAGATCATCTGGGAGTGGGTCTGCTCCGAGCATGTTGAGGAGATGGGCTTTTCCGAGGCCGCGCTGAACGCCATGAGCAGACATCCCAATTTCCGCGGCGGATCTCTCATAGAAAGCGCGCCCTCCGTGGGCGACTGGATGCATGTTAACTCCATGTCCACTCTCGGACCCAACAAGTGGTATGAGGCCGGTGATCAGCGTTTCCACCCGGATAACATCATCATCGACGGCCGCGAGACCAACATTATCTGCATCATCGAGAAGAAGACCGGCAAGATCGTATGGCAGATCGGCCCTGATTATGACACGAGTCCCGAACTCAAGGCCCTGGGATGGATCATCGGGCAGCACCATGCGCATATGATCCCTGCCGGCCTCCCGGGTGCAGGTAATATCTTGGTTTTCGACAATGGCGGCTGGGCTGGCTACGGGAGCCCGAATCCCGGTGCCCCCAAAGGCGAGAAGGCCGCGTTGCGCGATTACTCCCGTGTTCTGGAGATCGATCCGACCACGTTGAAGATCGTCTGGCAGTACACGCCGATGGAAGCCGGATTTCTCATACCCCTGGACGCCTCGCGTTTCTACTCCCCGTTCATCAGTTCGGCCCAGCGCCTTCCCAACGGCAATACGCTGATCTGTGAAGGCTCCGACGGACGCATCTTCGAGGTCACGGCCGAGCATGAACTGGTTTGGGAATACATATGCCCATACAAGGGTAACATTGGCATGCCCATGAACTGGGTCTATCGCGCTTACCGCGCCCCCTATGACTGGGTTCCGCAGGCCGGAACACAGCAGGAGGAAGCCATCAAGCCCATCGACGTGGCATCGTTCCGCGTTCCTGGTGCGGCGCCCCTTGGACCGCTTTCGGCCGTGAAGGTCGAAGGGACTGTCGGCTACTACGGCGGGGCCGGTCACTGCGTTGGTTCCACCGACTAGCTGAAATATCCACAGACTGTTCTCGGGTAGACACGCCGCCTGCGATGGCGTGTCAATCCCGATCGGCCGCACTTTCCTTCACCTCGAACAGTACAGGGAGTATGAAATAATGAGAACGAGGGTTGTATCCAGCCTGGTGCTTGCATGTTGTCTTTTGTTGCCGAGTGCTCACGCCCGCGCCGCCGAAGGAGCTTCGATCTCCACTCCCGCCGGCGCGGTCGGCGTCAATCATGGTCCGGGCGGCATGGGGTTTCCAGTTGGTAAGTTCGCCGCCGTGCTGAACTATCGCTATTGCGTCAAGGATCAGTGGTACAAGGATTCGTCCGGGGAAGACGGTGCGGACGTCAAGCAGATCGTCCACACTCCCGTCCTGAAGACCCGCTTCTCCTTCGCAAAGGGATGGGATGTGCGAACCGCCACTCCTTTTCTAGATATGACCGTCGATCGTGAAGATATCGGGCTCGACGATAAGTGGGTCGGCGGCCTGGGTGATACGACGGCCATCCTGCGCTATCAGATTCTGTCCCAGAAGACCGGCGCGCCCCTGAACCTTGCTGCGGATCTCGGAGTGGTTATCCCGACGGGCGAAATCGGCGACAACAACCCCGGCAACGGAGCCTGGGGAGCCCTGTTCGGATTCGGCGCGACCTACATGAGCGGTTCCCACCGCATCGAGGGCGACACGAGCTATACCGTGTACAGCGAAGGCACGGCTGAGAAGACTAAAGGTGACCGCCTCCGCATTAATGCCCATTACGCCTACGCCCTGAACAGCCTCCTGGATCTCGGTGTTGAGGCCTATTATGAATGGACCCAGGAGGACGAACAGTACGGCGTGGACCTCGTAAACGACGCCAAATCTCTGTATGTCGGCCCGAAGTTCAACCTTAAATTCCCCGAATACGGCATCACCTTTGGCGGGAACATTCTCATGGCGGCCTACCGCGATTACGAGACCGCGACACTTACGGATGATTGGCGCACGGAGTTCAAGCTTATCAAGTTGTTCTAACCACGCATGTCCCGACGGGACCATGCCTTGTCCGGCCGCAAGGTCGTGCGGCCGGACAGTCTTTTCCGAATCATTTACAACCCAAGGAGACGACAGTGTCCATCACCCTCTACACCGCCCCGGACTGCCTGCGCTGCAAAATCGTCAAGGAATTCCTGGCCGAGCGCGGGCAGGAATACACCGGCTACGATTTCAAGGCCGACAAGGATATCTTCAACGCCTATTAC
It encodes the following:
- a CDS encoding transporter; its protein translation is MRTRVVSSLVLACCLLLPSAHARAAEGASISTPAGAVGVNHGPGGMGFPVGKFAAVLNYRYCVKDQWYKDSSGEDGADVKQIVHTPVLKTRFSFAKGWDVRTATPFLDMTVDREDIGLDDKWVGGLGDTTAILRYQILSQKTGAPLNLAADLGVVIPTGEIGDNNPGNGAWGALFGFGATYMSGSHRIEGDTSYTVYSEGTAEKTKGDRLRINAHYAYALNSLLDLGVEAYYEWTQEDEQYGVDLVNDAKSLYVGPKFNLKFPEYGITFGGNILMAAYRDYETATLTDDWRTEFKLIKLF
- a CDS encoding sigma-54 interaction domain-containing protein translates to MKLLMGQAKRHAPRSSTTASTCLDIIIKILNDFSLAECSEDILRHFIHTIIELADIAIYFPAKTALVCLLLERTTVAAQNFGDTRSVAILHLIHAHLLTFGSFDISPQADKLFDIGFEMGESIGDEDMIEYISTFLGFRHFLKGEFKEAEMQFSKVRGRFALPNSQYWWVVFHGMSSAFLGFDRQAIGSLESALQSAILRNEQLSAEFLRLHLALVLLMFGKTREALAHINAVSEQVDSDSVPVLQIRTAWILMFYHYCTGNLASSHAMMEKINDILVQSNIAKPMHHFPWILETLYIFKKKGMKEAKHFNLKKEFELSSQSPSNQIKAGAWRIRGIMALEEPVTDLDGAMNCLKKALKMYINVGNPIETARVKLDLARVYTHLGRNQVATRLRAAAYRIHRHFGQPAWLDEMPRPRTLPTEDKEAPWLRNHGRSTRITAPVRADEFQRQRLAMLCRKLRVEQAAFFSIKDGEINALSRYNISKTFLNEQIIAQYKSWIMRHLQTKKIERRRGKHGSCILISIENISSNTYLFLLNKYFEDDLLNLSEEKIITSTKSFFKDLHFIQPDEQEAIHKPGSTANVVISPNATQDEFITNNETMLQLLLKLKQATATDVSIHIFGETGVGKELLARFIHRHSGRRGSFVCVHPASMTESLFESAFFGHEKGSFTGATNQKIGFFELANEGTLFIDEVGELPLSTQAKFLRVLQERTFIRVGGLREIRSNFRLVTATNRDLEQEIAAGRFRMDLYYRISVVPVEVPALRMRGDDSLILAQVFLDDLARKYQRGPVALSEANRRLIAAYPWPGNVRELENVIERAVILYNGGNLDLSLQWPEGPTPKAPEAEPSPTSDIVADWPTLEEIERRYIKMVLDRTDGQIDGNDGAAALLGIGRSTLYAKIRRFGFKQSRRFE
- a CDS encoding aryl-sulfate sulfotransferase, with translation MGHPTVYPTGVTVYNPDKAWSGFTIVSAPELGALLINMNGAEVRLWKDVHGFPNKIFPGGHIMGSTGTRNPKYALQDQLDVVQLDWEGKIVWKFDRAEFVEDPGSEPRWVARQHHDFQREGNSVGYYAPGMEPKIDSGNSLILSHKDVRCPYISEKPLLDDVIYEVNWEGEIIWEWVCSEHVEEMGFSEAALNAMSRHPNFRGGSLIESAPSVGDWMHVNSMSTLGPNKWYEAGDQRFHPDNIIIDGRETNIICIIEKKTGKIVWQIGPDYDTSPELKALGWIIGQHHAHMIPAGLPGAGNILVFDNGGWAGYGSPNPGAPKGEKAALRDYSRVLEIDPTTLKIVWQYTPMEAGFLIPLDASRFYSPFISSAQRLPNGNTLICEGSDGRIFEVTAEHELVWEYICPYKGNIGMPMNWVYRAYRAPYDWVPQAGTQQEEAIKPIDVASFRVPGAAPLGPLSAVKVEGTVGYYGGAGHCVGSTD
- a CDS encoding SLC13 family permease, with product MTNLITTLRIKWIASILLPIIVYVVVDPSVHPKLPLFFAITTWAVTVWAMEILPTIPSAAAMTFLFVLGGVASPKVIFAPWGSFLPWLCLAALVLGEALENTGLTRRMALRLMLLVGASFRNTIIALMVTGIFMAFVLPDIMCRVIIFVAIAHGLAMALELKPTSRIASALIMAGFCAATAPGYGFLTGTEMALIAMSIAEPIMGAVGWGEYALANLPFVLLYCAFSVFMCLYIIPGKEHIPHEDHLKEVITARLKDMGPMTRQEWKLFVLMILAITGLLTQKIHGLPGTYVYSLFGLACYLPWLGLAKPEDARKLNIGFIVFVVACLSMGAVAVHLGAAKWIASMLVPFMEKLSPTFSILTAYMSSLTINFVLTPLAAVSSMTAPMVEIANALGMNPKPMIYAFLMGLDQYIFPYEYILYMYAFSTGFITARHMFLGLALRMVFVGVGIVVIQVPYWTFLGLM